A part of Desulfomicrobium baculatum DSM 4028 genomic DNA contains:
- a CDS encoding acetyltransferase: MSKLRPHILLGAGGHAKVVLSLARALGLMVHGLCDPVLAEQKIRTRHGLNVLGGDEILRHWSPEGCLLLNGVGPSLDDEIRLQLHMSLRRRGYRFPALVHPRAWVDESVTLSEGVQVMAGAVIQPGCRVGENTVINTNASVDHDCNLGAHVHIAPGATVCGGVVIEDQAFVGSGATVIQNIRIGRRSVVAACTALVRNLAANECVMAAPIRKNTRHPDRK; the protein is encoded by the coding sequence ATGAGTAAACTTAGGCCCCACATCCTGCTTGGGGCTGGTGGCCATGCCAAGGTCGTGCTGTCCCTGGCCAGGGCCCTGGGCCTGATGGTCCATGGCCTGTGTGACCCCGTTTTGGCGGAACAAAAGATCAGGACGAGGCACGGGCTGAACGTGCTGGGAGGAGACGAAATCCTGCGCCACTGGAGCCCTGAGGGTTGTCTGCTTCTGAACGGAGTGGGGCCAAGCCTTGATGACGAAATCCGCTTGCAGCTGCATATGTCGCTTCGCCGGAGAGGCTATCGTTTCCCAGCGCTGGTCCATCCACGAGCCTGGGTCGACGAAAGCGTCACCCTCTCTGAAGGCGTACAGGTCATGGCGGGCGCAGTCATACAACCAGGCTGCCGCGTTGGCGAAAATACAGTGATCAACACCAACGCCAGCGTAGACCATGACTGCAATCTGGGAGCCCATGTGCATATCGCGCCTGGAGCAACCGTATGCGGGGGAGTGGTCATCGAAGACCAGGCCTTTGTCGGCAGCGGCGCGACCGTCATTCAAAACATCCGCATAGGCAGACGCTCTGTGGTCGCTGCCTGCACAGCCTTGGTACGAAACTTGGCCGCCAACGAATGCGTCATGGCCGCCCCGATCCGCAAAAACACCCGACACCCCGACAGGAAGTGA
- the neuB gene encoding N-acetylneuraminate synthase, translating into MHTEHVYIIAEAGVNHNGRRDFALALVDAAADAGADAVKFQTFKAEKLASSSAPKAGYQKANTGTTETQVEMLKKLELPCEWHVELHAHAKSRGIQFLSTAFDAGSLDFLTTLDLPLYKIPSGELTNGPLLWRFARTGKPLVVSTGMGTLAEVEGALAIIAHGLMHATEPSSLEEIWQNWSRPESRQVLEGHIRLLHCTSQYPTPPEEVNLRAMDTLATSFGLPVGYSDHTEGWLIPVAAVARGACIIEKHFTLDRTLPGPDHKASLEPSELTQMISNIRALELAMGSGRKTPQPGEWDTRRAARQQVIAARDIPAESIITREDLATARCGHGIEANELWSLVGTRAKRHFTAGEALAHE; encoded by the coding sequence ATGCATACTGAACACGTATACATCATTGCGGAAGCCGGAGTTAACCATAACGGCAGACGCGACTTTGCCCTTGCCCTGGTCGATGCCGCTGCCGATGCCGGGGCTGATGCCGTTAAATTTCAGACCTTCAAGGCCGAAAAATTGGCTTCGTCCTCTGCGCCCAAGGCTGGCTACCAGAAGGCGAATACCGGAACCACGGAAACCCAGGTCGAGATGCTGAAGAAGCTCGAGTTGCCCTGCGAGTGGCACGTGGAATTGCACGCACATGCCAAGAGCAGAGGCATTCAATTCCTCTCCACGGCCTTTGATGCCGGAAGCCTCGATTTTCTTACCACCCTGGATCTGCCTCTGTACAAGATCCCTTCAGGCGAACTCACCAACGGGCCCCTGCTCTGGCGCTTCGCCCGCACCGGCAAACCACTTGTCGTTTCCACAGGCATGGGCACTCTGGCCGAGGTGGAAGGGGCGCTGGCCATCATAGCGCACGGGCTGATGCATGCGACGGAGCCATCCAGCCTGGAAGAAATCTGGCAAAACTGGAGTAGACCGGAGAGCAGACAGGTGCTTGAAGGACACATCCGCCTTTTGCACTGCACATCTCAATACCCCACTCCACCTGAAGAGGTTAATCTGCGGGCGATGGACACCCTTGCAACCTCTTTCGGCCTGCCAGTGGGCTACTCGGACCATACCGAAGGCTGGCTCATCCCCGTCGCGGCGGTGGCCCGGGGAGCGTGCATCATCGAGAAACACTTCACTCTTGATCGGACCTTGCCCGGGCCGGACCACAAGGCTTCGCTAGAGCCTAGCGAGCTCACGCAAATGATTTCGAACATCCGGGCCCTTGAACTCGCCATGGGCAGTGGCCGCAAGACTCCTCAACCTGGCGAGTGGGACACCCGGCGCGCCGCCAGGCAACAAGTCATCGCAGCCAGGGACATTCCCGCAGAATCCATCATCACCCGCGAAGATCTGGCCACGGCACGATGTGGACACGGAATTGAGGCCAACGAGCTCTGGAGTCTCGTCGGAACTCGGGCTAAAAGACACTTTACAGCAGGGGAGGCGCTCGCTCATGAGTAA
- a CDS encoding DUF748 domain-containing protein, translating to MKIIRESWKNLIWWQKTLAITTCCVALYAAIGFLLLPRIASYVLVEKVAPALSRQISVGEIRVNPFAMTADVSDFVIREPDESGEFVAFDRLHANLELSSIPRLALVVREARVDGPRIHIRLGQDGQTNFSDLTVGSAEPGPERTGEPMLLPLIVEPFTIGNGTLTFEDQARGVSHVVDQIQFNLPRFSSRKKDWETFMTPTLSFRANGAPFNLEGRTTPFSNSLKTEFDLNVIDLALPQYWAYAMARENLQLSKGFLNLESKLAFEQFEDALPTFSLQGTITGRDIELVDDGEPVLTAARTEAVMDDISILNLRLGLSSVVLEQPYLRVVRHKDGSLNWMHYFVPPDAPVDSPANATAPSTPIAQNASAPITVEDGNIAGGDPNAANASAANANTTVAAVTGNASMNEALEIDNATAARRDTARTLLLQVPTIRLVDGRVHFRDETTSFTKEIESLDLTITDLDTSLNATSVAGLQMRTADGEAIDTNATFSVSPFRVLALIEVRDLDIPSYASYFKDALPLTLATAKADAGIRFAIDGEDRALRLEDSSLEIRDLSLKAADGAGEIKLGRAALDNIFLNLADNSMRTGMLTLDGATFSTALDKAGRARLLDAMGAPAKKKSDSSGQTKSDPAAWNIAMAGASLKGVDLATGDKAAPTPIRISSLQVGPVTADTKAQSVQVGPVELNLAVDLVRQANGDLNLAKLFAPGQTAPAKTAAPAKATAPAWTVAVEQFSLAGTSVSITDQTLAKPVRLDLDQITLTAKSLSSDLGKAVPLTLSCRVEETGTVKASGDIVPATMSSKGSLTLSRIPLAVASAYAADVALIDIPAGRLGGKLDWRMGGKTPDQISGSLQVDGLRVTEGRSRTELFGFKTLDVNRLALQLSPLALKIAQVDLDEPRGNFVIDGQGKTSLERIAPTAKKKTPTKTSAKSEGLTALEIGAVNLKKGRFSFADKSLSPQFESIVFPLDLTVTGFSLDPAKRTELDLTAIIDGSAPITAKGWVSPLKSPVEASSIVTLRNLDLVALSSYSSKFIAYPVASGQLDWEISVDTSENKLSMGNAIKARQLELGDKVESPDAADVPIKLGLALLRDMSGNITINLPVKGDLTDPKFSIGGIVMQAFLGLIVKAIASPFSLLASLVPDGGGEDLNKLPFPPGLAVPAPETMPNMQALADILAQRPGIKISIHGHSDTAADRQALAERQFMRKLQVIKFDDLPRREREKTNLEELEITDEEYPELLWDAYKEEPVEKEKGAFGMHKEVPREVQEAKLRELIRITDDDLVRLAATRAEFVKNHLVQELGVDAGRIFLGKSGPQALSGAHEATVEIQQ from the coding sequence ATGAAAATCATACGCGAATCCTGGAAAAATCTAATCTGGTGGCAAAAAACCCTCGCCATAACAACATGCTGCGTCGCCCTTTATGCCGCCATCGGATTTCTCCTTCTGCCGCGCATCGCCAGCTATGTTCTTGTCGAGAAAGTGGCTCCGGCTTTGAGCCGTCAGATCAGCGTCGGGGAGATTCGCGTCAATCCTTTTGCCATGACCGCGGATGTCAGCGATTTTGTCATCCGCGAACCTGACGAATCCGGCGAATTTGTCGCTTTTGACAGGTTGCACGCCAACCTGGAACTCAGTTCCATCCCGCGTCTGGCCCTGGTCGTGCGCGAGGCGCGGGTGGATGGTCCGCGCATTCATATCCGCCTCGGCCAGGACGGGCAAACCAATTTTTCCGACCTGACCGTCGGATCCGCAGAACCGGGGCCCGAAAGAACGGGCGAACCCATGCTCCTGCCCCTTATCGTTGAACCCTTCACCATCGGCAACGGCACCCTGACCTTCGAAGACCAGGCCAGGGGGGTGAGCCATGTCGTGGATCAGATCCAGTTCAACCTGCCCCGCTTTTCCTCACGCAAAAAAGACTGGGAAACCTTCATGACGCCGACCCTGTCCTTCAGGGCCAACGGCGCGCCGTTCAACCTCGAAGGGCGGACCACCCCCTTTTCCAACTCTCTCAAAACCGAATTTGACTTGAACGTCATCGACCTCGCGCTGCCCCAATACTGGGCCTATGCCATGGCCAGAGAAAATCTCCAGCTTTCCAAAGGCTTTCTCAACCTGGAGAGCAAACTGGCTTTTGAACAGTTCGAAGACGCGCTGCCCACCTTTTCCCTGCAGGGCACCATCACGGGACGCGACATCGAATTGGTCGACGACGGGGAACCCGTGCTCACCGCCGCCAGGACCGAGGCCGTCATGGACGACATCTCCATCCTGAATCTGCGGCTCGGGCTGAGCTCCGTGGTCCTGGAGCAACCGTATCTGCGCGTCGTGCGCCACAAGGACGGGAGCCTGAACTGGATGCACTACTTCGTGCCCCCGGATGCCCCGGTGGATTCACCAGCCAACGCCACGGCCCCAAGCACGCCGATAGCGCAAAACGCGTCCGCCCCAATCACTGTGGAGGACGGCAACATCGCAGGGGGCGATCCCAACGCGGCTAATGCCAGCGCCGCTAACGCCAACACGACAGTTGCCGCCGTGACCGGCAACGCATCCATGAACGAAGCCCTGGAGATCGACAACGCCACGGCCGCCAGACGCGACACTGCCAGGACCCTGCTGTTGCAGGTACCCACAATCCGCCTCGTGGACGGCCGCGTCCACTTCAGGGACGAAACCACCTCTTTCACCAAGGAGATCGAGTCGCTGGACCTGACCATCACAGATCTGGACACCTCGCTCAATGCAACCTCTGTGGCCGGACTGCAGATGCGCACTGCTGACGGAGAGGCCATCGACACCAACGCGACTTTTTCCGTTTCACCCTTCCGTGTGCTGGCCCTGATCGAAGTCCGGGACCTGGATATTCCTTCCTATGCATCCTATTTCAAGGATGCGCTGCCCCTGACCCTGGCCACGGCCAAGGCCGACGCCGGTATCCGCTTTGCCATCGATGGCGAGGACAGGGCTTTGCGCCTTGAAGATTCGTCCCTTGAAATTCGCGACCTGAGTCTGAAGGCGGCGGACGGGGCCGGGGAAATCAAGCTCGGCCGCGCGGCTCTGGACAATATTTTCCTGAACCTGGCCGACAACAGCATGCGCACGGGCATGCTGACCCTGGACGGAGCGACCTTCTCCACCGCCCTCGACAAGGCGGGCAGGGCAAGACTGCTGGACGCCATGGGCGCTCCCGCCAAGAAAAAAAGCGACTCGTCCGGCCAGACGAAATCCGATCCCGCCGCCTGGAATATCGCCATGGCAGGGGCGTCGCTCAAAGGCGTTGACCTGGCGACCGGGGACAAGGCCGCTCCGACTCCGATCAGAATCTCCTCTCTGCAGGTGGGACCGGTGACGGCGGACACAAAAGCACAATCCGTACAGGTCGGCCCTGTGGAACTGAACCTGGCCGTTGATCTGGTCAGGCAAGCAAACGGCGACCTGAACCTGGCCAAACTGTTTGCGCCCGGACAGACAGCGCCTGCCAAGACGGCAGCCCCGGCCAAAGCTACGGCGCCAGCCTGGACGGTGGCCGTGGAGCAGTTTTCCCTGGCCGGAACCAGTGTCTCGATCACAGACCAGACTCTGGCAAAACCCGTGCGCCTGGACCTGGACCAGATCACCCTCACAGCCAAGAGCCTGTCCTCTGACCTCGGCAAGGCCGTCCCCCTGACCCTGTCCTGCCGCGTGGAGGAAACGGGGACAGTGAAAGCCTCCGGTGATATCGTTCCGGCCACCATGAGCAGCAAGGGTAGCCTCACGCTGTCCAGGATACCCCTGGCCGTCGCCTCGGCCTATGCCGCGGACGTTGCCCTCATCGACATTCCCGCAGGCAGGCTCGGCGGCAAGCTGGACTGGAGGATGGGCGGCAAAACCCCGGACCAGATCTCCGGCTCCCTGCAGGTTGACGGATTGCGGGTCACGGAAGGCAGGTCACGAACCGAACTGTTCGGCTTCAAAACCCTGGACGTAAACAGGCTTGCGCTGCAACTCTCCCCCCTTGCCTTGAAAATCGCGCAGGTCGACCTGGACGAACCGCGAGGCAATTTCGTCATCGACGGGCAGGGCAAAACCAGTCTGGAACGCATTGCTCCGACCGCCAAGAAAAAGACTCCGACAAAAACATCCGCAAAATCCGAGGGGCTCACAGCCCTTGAAATAGGCGCGGTGAACCTCAAAAAAGGCCGATTCTCCTTTGCGGACAAATCACTTTCGCCGCAGTTCGAGTCAATCGTATTCCCGCTGGATCTGACCGTGACCGGATTCTCCCTGGACCCGGCAAAACGCACGGAGCTGGACCTGACCGCCATCATCGACGGCTCCGCGCCCATCACCGCCAAAGGATGGGTCTCGCCGCTCAAGAGCCCTGTGGAGGCCAGCAGCATCGTGACCCTGCGCAATCTGGATCTGGTCGCGCTGTCGTCGTACTCCTCGAAATTCATCGCCTACCCTGTCGCGAGCGGTCAGCTGGACTGGGAAATAAGCGTGGACACCTCGGAAAACAAACTGTCCATGGGCAACGCCATAAAAGCCCGCCAGCTCGAACTGGGCGACAAGGTCGAGTCCCCGGACGCAGCCGACGTCCCGATCAAGCTGGGCCTGGCCCTCTTACGGGACATGTCCGGCAACATCACCATCAACCTTCCGGTCAAGGGCGATTTGACCGATCCGAAATTCAGCATCGGCGGCATTGTCATGCAGGCCTTCCTGGGCCTCATCGTCAAGGCCATCGCCTCCCCCTTCTCGCTGCTGGCAAGCCTGGTCCCTGACGGGGGCGGCGAAGACTTGAACAAGCTCCCCTTCCCGCCCGGCCTAGCCGTGCCCGCGCCCGAGACCATGCCGAACATGCAGGCCCTGGCCGACATTCTGGCCCAGCGCCCGGGGATCAAGATATCCATCCATGGACACTCCGATACTGCCGCCGACCGGCAGGCCCTGGCCGAGAGACAGTTCATGCGTAAGCTGCAGGTCATCAAATTTGATGACCTGCCACGCAGGGAACGGGAAAAAACAAACCTTGAAGAGCTCGAAATCACGGACGAGGAATACCCGGAACTGCTCTGGGACGCCTACAAGGAAGAACCGGTGGAAAAGGAAAAAGGCGCCTTCGGCATGCACAAGGAAGTCCCCCGGGAAGTGCAGGAAGCCAAGCTCAGGGAGCTCATCCGCATCACCGACGACGATCTCGTGCGGCTGGCCGCCACCCGGGCGGAGTTTGTGAAGAATCACCTTGTGCAGGAGCTCGGAGTGGATGCCGGCCGCATCTTTCTGGGCAAAA
- a CDS encoding cytidylyltransferase domain-containing protein — MKILGLIPARGGSKRIHGKNVKLLGSLPLIAWTIRAALVSNACSHIVVSTDDVNIAATAEKFGATVPGLRPPQLATDVATSVDVALYELDRHEEAYGAVDGLLLLQPTSPFRTAESIKKAVTLYEMTKGHNAVVSVSKAPVHPAWCFRLKKSGMEPYLGREGIERRSQDLEAAYALNGAIYLISPQMLRSGHSFLPERTVPFVMESIYEALDIDTENDWMLAEFFLTSTAIKNR; from the coding sequence ATGAAAATTCTGGGACTCATTCCGGCCCGCGGCGGATCCAAGCGAATCCATGGAAAAAATGTAAAGCTTCTTGGCAGCTTACCCCTCATTGCCTGGACTATTCGTGCGGCACTCGTCAGCAACGCATGTTCTCATATTGTCGTCTCAACGGATGATGTGAACATAGCAGCAACTGCTGAAAAATTCGGAGCAACCGTTCCCGGCTTGCGGCCCCCACAACTGGCTACAGATGTAGCAACCAGCGTGGACGTCGCGCTCTACGAACTGGACAGACATGAAGAGGCATATGGAGCTGTGGACGGATTGCTGCTTCTACAACCCACGTCTCCCTTTCGTACTGCCGAAAGCATAAAGAAAGCCGTCACCCTTTACGAAATGACGAAGGGGCACAACGCGGTGGTCAGCGTCAGTAAAGCGCCTGTCCACCCAGCGTGGTGCTTTCGACTCAAGAAGTCCGGTATGGAACCCTATCTCGGCCGGGAAGGCATCGAAAGGCGATCTCAAGACCTTGAAGCGGCGTACGCCCTTAACGGAGCCATTTACCTGATATCACCGCAAATGTTGAGAAGTGGACACAGCTTTTTGCCCGAACGCACAGTACCCTTCGTCATGGAGTCGATATATGAGGCCCTGGATATTGATACGGAGAATGATTGGATGTTAGCGGAATTTTTTTTAACATCAACTGCGATTAAAAATCGCTAA
- a CDS encoding nucleotidyltransferase family protein — protein MPNPDKHAWSSALLSINSTIQDAIQSLNASTLQIVMVVDEHGKLLGTVTDGDIRRGLLRGLDLRTGIEQILFTNPLVAPPEMSREMILHLMRVNRLLQMPVVDGQHKVVGLHLWNDIIAQPERKNLMVIMAGGMGTRLLPYTEDCPKPMLPVAGKPMLEHIIERAKNEGFRHFVLAVRYLAHVVEDYFGDGAKWDVRISYLHEDTPLGTAGALGLLDPKPMEPVVVTNGDVLTDVRYGEIVDFHIYHQAAATMAVRMHEWQHPFGVVQTNGVSIVGFEEKPVFRTHVNAGIYVLGAEALRLVPSGKPSDMPDIFELLRLRDERIIAYPMHEIWTDVGRPDDLKKVRNEMRPESGE, from the coding sequence ATGCCCAATCCGGATAAACATGCATGGTCCAGTGCCCTGCTCTCAATAAATTCCACCATCCAGGACGCCATCCAGAGCCTGAATGCATCAACCCTGCAAATAGTTATGGTTGTTGACGAACACGGAAAATTGCTTGGAACCGTCACCGACGGCGACATCCGGCGAGGCCTGCTACGCGGCCTGGACCTGCGCACCGGGATCGAACAAATTCTCTTCACCAACCCGCTGGTAGCCCCTCCGGAAATGAGCCGGGAAATGATCCTGCACCTGATGCGGGTGAACCGACTGCTACAAATGCCTGTTGTCGACGGTCAGCACAAAGTGGTGGGGCTGCACCTCTGGAACGATATCATCGCGCAACCGGAGCGGAAAAACCTCATGGTAATCATGGCCGGAGGCATGGGTACCCGACTGCTTCCCTACACGGAAGACTGCCCTAAGCCAATGCTTCCCGTGGCCGGCAAGCCCATGCTCGAACACATCATCGAGCGGGCCAAAAACGAAGGTTTCAGGCATTTCGTCCTCGCAGTCCGCTATCTGGCGCATGTGGTCGAAGACTATTTTGGCGATGGGGCAAAATGGGACGTGCGCATAAGCTACCTGCACGAGGATACGCCTCTCGGCACAGCAGGCGCTTTGGGTTTGCTCGACCCCAAACCCATGGAACCCGTCGTTGTCACCAACGGAGATGTACTGACCGATGTACGCTACGGAGAAATCGTCGATTTCCACATATACCATCAGGCTGCGGCCACCATGGCCGTTCGCATGCATGAATGGCAGCACCCTTTTGGAGTGGTGCAGACCAATGGCGTGAGTATTGTTGGCTTCGAGGAAAAACCCGTATTCAGAACTCATGTCAATGCAGGCATCTATGTTCTTGGTGCGGAAGCACTGCGACTCGTGCCGTCCGGAAAACCCAGCGACATGCCGGACATCTTCGAGTTGCTCCGACTCCGCGACGAGCGGATTATTGCCTATCCTATGCATGAAATCTGGACGGACGTAGGCCGCCCGGATGATCTCAAAAAAGTGCGCAATGAGATGCGTCCTGAATCCGGCGAATAA